A window of Deinococcus cellulosilyticus NBRC 106333 = KACC 11606 contains these coding sequences:
- a CDS encoding urease accessory protein UreD codes for MHSVLRLEFALHRGRTLLKQQYASGAMKVIRPFEVGEYALLQIASVTPGIHNGDHYELVVQVRGGAKVILLNQSATKLHGKRAGKAVHDIELHVEPDAHLEYYPGLTIPFADACYQQQTQVRLSAGARFGVLESWSAGRLERGEKWAFQGLSSKIHVQLENRPLFRDAFELSESPLEGLTDQHTLWASGFWHGLPALPAAFQNGPQLSGWGSTKAGSQYFRLLSSDTLEFQREMTAYIQQRWHTISGMQVPWSRYASGVFL; via the coding sequence ATGCATAGTGTGCTCCGGCTGGAGTTCGCCCTGCATCGGGGCCGGACCCTTTTGAAGCAGCAGTATGCTTCCGGGGCCATGAAGGTGATTCGCCCTTTTGAGGTGGGAGAATACGCCCTGCTGCAGATTGCCAGTGTGACACCGGGCATTCACAACGGGGACCATTATGAACTTGTGGTGCAGGTGCGGGGGGGGGCGAAAGTCATCCTGCTCAACCAGTCGGCCACCAAGCTGCATGGGAAGCGTGCTGGAAAGGCTGTGCATGACATTGAACTTCATGTGGAGCCTGACGCCCATCTGGAGTATTATCCGGGCCTGACCATCCCGTTTGCAGATGCCTGTTACCAGCAGCAGACCCAGGTTCGGCTCTCAGCAGGGGCCAGATTTGGGGTGCTGGAAAGCTGGAGTGCGGGTCGGCTGGAAAGGGGGGAGAAGTGGGCTTTTCAGGGGCTGTCCAGCAAGATTCATGTTCAACTGGAGAATCGGCCCCTGTTCCGGGATGCTTTCGAGCTCTCAGAAAGCCCTCTGGAGGGCCTGACCGACCAGCACACCCTGTGGGCCAGTGGATTCTGGCATGGCCTTCCTGCCCTTCCTGCAGCATTCCAGAACGGGCCTCAGCTGTCAGGCTGGGGGAGCACAAAAGCTGGAAGCCAGTATTTCAGGTTGCTCTCTTCAGACACCCTGGAATTTCAGCGTGAGATGACGGCTTACATACAGCAACGCTGGCACACCATTTCAGGGATGCAGGTGCCCTGGAGCCGGTATGCCAGCGGGGTTTTTCTCTGA
- the ureG gene encoding urease accessory protein UreG — protein MTVKIGVGGPVGSGKTALLEKLCKKMRDEYSIAVITNDIYCHEDAEILARAQALPLHRIKGVQTGGCPHTAIREDPSINQEAVDEMLEALPDLDILFIESGGDNLASSFSPELVDVFIFVLDVSGGEKVPRKGGPGIVRSDLLVINKIDLAPLVGASLEVMERDTLVQRGSRPHVFTSLKNEEGLNRVIQWIKQDVLFEDSTFSLEEP, from the coding sequence ATGACCGTCAAAATTGGAGTGGGAGGCCCCGTCGGCAGTGGCAAAACGGCCCTGCTGGAAAAACTCTGCAAGAAAATGCGCGACGAATACAGCATTGCGGTGATCACCAACGACATCTACTGCCATGAGGATGCGGAGATTCTGGCCCGTGCCCAGGCGCTTCCGCTGCACCGCATCAAGGGGGTGCAGACCGGAGGGTGTCCGCACACCGCCATCCGCGAAGACCCCAGCATCAACCAGGAGGCGGTGGATGAAATGCTGGAGGCCCTTCCGGACCTGGACATCCTGTTCATTGAGTCTGGAGGGGACAACCTCGCATCTTCCTTCAGCCCGGAACTGGTGGATGTGTTCATTTTTGTGCTGGATGTCAGTGGGGGAGAGAAGGTGCCCCGAAAAGGCGGACCTGGCATTGTGCGTTCAGACCTGCTGGTGATCAACAAGATTGATCTTGCGCCTCTGGTGGGGGCCAGTCTGGAAGTGATGGAGCGGGACACCCTGGTGCAGCGCGGGAGCCGCCCCCATGTCTTCACCAGCCTGAAAAACGAAGAGGGCCTGAACCGGGTGATCCAGTGGATCAAGCAGGATGTGCTCTTTGAAGACTCCACCTTCTCGCTGGAGGAACCCTGA
- a CDS encoding urease accessory protein UreF encodes MADGREQALKTRLLLQQMFDSQFPLGGFAHSGGLEAYTADPLSPERLVRLLGNHIRLGALRLETSAMVLVYQGTDPEELALELTAWKSTPTTLHASTALGKRLVKLARRLWKVDLPVLSEQHFALQCALLGQHLQLPLEDLCLAYSQAQITSMLSACTRCMPLSPEQAQEILLDLQDTLLTEIPRRIQQPELCSAMPALDLRSHQQAFLYTRLFQS; translated from the coding sequence ATGGCTGATGGGAGGGAGCAGGCCCTGAAAACCCGTCTGTTGTTGCAGCAGATGTTTGATTCCCAGTTCCCACTGGGAGGATTTGCCCACTCAGGAGGGCTGGAGGCTTACACGGCAGATCCCCTGAGCCCCGAGCGACTTGTGCGCCTGCTGGGGAACCACATCCGTCTGGGAGCGCTCAGGCTGGAAACCAGTGCGATGGTTCTGGTTTATCAGGGCACGGACCCTGAAGAACTTGCTCTGGAACTGACCGCCTGGAAATCCACCCCCACCACCCTGCATGCCAGCACGGCCCTGGGGAAGCGTCTGGTCAAACTGGCCCGACGGTTGTGGAAGGTGGACCTGCCTGTACTTTCTGAGCAACATTTCGCCCTCCAGTGTGCCCTGCTTGGGCAACACCTGCAGCTTCCCCTTGAAGACCTGTGTCTGGCCTACAGTCAGGCCCAGATCACCAGCATGCTCTCGGCCTGCACGCGCTGCATGCCCCTGAGCCCTGAACAGGCCCAGGAAATCCTGCTTGATTTGCAGGACACCCTGCTCACCGAAATCCCCAGACGCATCCAGCAGCCTGAACTTTGCAGTGCCATGCCTGCGCTGGATCTGCGCTCACATCAACAGGCGTTTTTATACACGAGGCTGTTTCAGTCATGA
- a CDS encoding urease accessory protein UreE: MFNLKTTPQIRELPPQDTTGLQMTEIPMTCWDRQKVRRRLKAPDGVELLLALPTGTVLQPGTVLDIQKGRAYQVVAALEEVLVYQPENLTEAMKFAHFIGNQHRDIDFTPEGILVLSDVGLEARLKKLGFQVFADHRPYSARPISEYAHG; encoded by the coding sequence TTGTTCAACCTGAAAACCACTCCTCAGATCAGGGAACTGCCCCCGCAGGACACCACTGGCCTGCAGATGACAGAGATCCCCATGACCTGCTGGGACCGCCAGAAAGTCCGGCGCAGGCTGAAAGCACCAGATGGTGTGGAGTTGCTGCTGGCCCTGCCCACCGGGACGGTGCTTCAACCTGGAACTGTGCTGGACATTCAGAAGGGCCGGGCGTATCAGGTGGTGGCTGCCCTGGAAGAGGTGCTGGTGTACCAGCCTGAGAACCTGACAGAGGCAATGAAATTTGCCCACTTCATCGGGAACCAGCACAGAGACATCGATTTTACGCCAGAGGGCATTCTGGTGCTCTCTGATGTGGGGCTGGAAGCCCGCTTGAAGAAACTGGGCTTTCAGGTTTTTGCAGACCACAGACCTTACAGTGCCCGTCCGATCAGTGAGTACGCCCATGGCTGA
- a CDS encoding urease subunit alpha: MKLKRSDYARLYGPTRGDRIRLADTELLLQIEEDYTTYGEEVVFGGGKVIRDGLGQGQNTRASGSPDLVITNAILLDWWGIVKADVGVREGRIVAIGKAGNPDIQDGVTPGLEIGPGTEIIAGERKILTAGGIDTHIHFIAPQQAWEALYSGVTTMIGGGTGPAEGTKATTCTPGQWNLHRMLESLEAFPLNFGLLGKGNASLPEALEEQVLAGAIGLKLHEDWGTTPSAIDTCLSVAEKYDVQVAIHTDTLNESGYVEDTLKAFKDRVIHTYHSEGAGGGHAPDILKVLAFDNVLPSSTNPTMPYTINTLEEHLDMLMVCHHLSPQVPEDVAFAESRIRPETMGAEDVLHDLGAISMMSSDSQAMGRVGEVILRTWQTAHKMKLERGALEGDGDADNARIKRYVSKYTINPALAHGIADHVGSIEVGKLADLVLWNPAFFGIKPELVIKGGFIAASLMGDPNASIPTPEPVRYRPMFGAFGKATSKTSVHFVSQVSLDQGNLPELSRTCLPVKGCRSVKKSDLKHNGLLPNIMVNPETYEVTIDGERIHSEAAKELPMAQRYFLF, from the coding sequence ATGAAACTGAAACGCTCAGATTACGCGCGTCTGTATGGACCCACCAGAGGGGACCGCATCCGTCTGGCAGACACCGAACTGCTTCTCCAGATTGAGGAGGATTACACCACTTACGGGGAAGAAGTGGTCTTTGGTGGAGGCAAGGTCATCCGGGATGGGCTGGGACAGGGCCAGAACACCCGCGCTTCGGGCAGCCCTGATCTGGTGATCACCAATGCCATCTTGCTGGACTGGTGGGGCATCGTGAAGGCCGATGTGGGGGTCCGGGAGGGTCGGATCGTGGCCATCGGCAAGGCTGGAAACCCCGACATTCAGGATGGCGTCACGCCCGGGCTGGAGATCGGTCCGGGCACGGAAATCATTGCCGGAGAGCGCAAGATTCTGACAGCCGGGGGCATTGACACCCACATTCACTTCATTGCCCCGCAGCAAGCCTGGGAAGCCCTGTATTCAGGCGTGACCACCATGATTGGTGGAGGAACTGGGCCTGCAGAGGGCACCAAGGCCACCACCTGCACGCCTGGTCAGTGGAACCTCCACCGCATGCTGGAAAGCCTTGAGGCTTTCCCACTGAATTTCGGTCTGCTGGGCAAGGGGAACGCGAGCCTTCCTGAAGCCCTGGAAGAACAGGTTTTGGCTGGAGCCATTGGTCTGAAACTTCATGAGGACTGGGGAACCACCCCTTCTGCCATTGACACCTGCCTGAGCGTGGCAGAGAAATACGACGTGCAGGTGGCGATCCACACCGATACCCTCAATGAGAGTGGGTATGTCGAGGACACCCTGAAGGCCTTCAAGGACCGGGTCATCCACACCTACCACTCTGAAGGGGCAGGGGGAGGTCATGCTCCAGACATCTTAAAGGTGCTTGCTTTTGACAACGTGCTTCCAAGCAGCACCAATCCCACCATGCCTTACACCATCAATACGCTTGAAGAACACCTCGACATGCTGATGGTCTGTCACCACCTCTCCCCGCAGGTCCCGGAAGATGTGGCTTTCGCAGAATCCCGCATCCGGCCTGAGACCATGGGAGCAGAGGATGTGCTGCACGACCTCGGGGCGATCAGCATGATGTCCAGTGACTCCCAGGCCATGGGTCGTGTGGGAGAGGTGATCCTGCGCACCTGGCAGACCGCCCACAAGATGAAACTGGAGCGGGGCGCGCTGGAGGGAGACGGTGATGCCGACAATGCCCGCATCAAGCGGTACGTCTCCAAATACACCATCAACCCTGCTCTGGCCCACGGGATTGCAGACCATGTGGGCAGCATTGAGGTGGGCAAACTTGCCGATCTGGTGCTCTGGAATCCTGCCTTTTTTGGCATCAAGCCCGAACTGGTCATCAAAGGGGGTTTCATTGCTGCGTCTTTGATGGGAGATCCCAATGCCAGCATCCCCACCCCTGAACCGGTGCGTTACCGTCCGATGTTCGGGGCTTTTGGAAAGGCCACCTCAAAAACCAGTGTGCATTTCGTGTCTCAGGTTTCGCTGGACCAGGGGAACCTGCCTGAACTGTCCCGCACCTGCCTCCCGGTCAAGGGTTGCCGCTCGGTGAAGAAGTCTGACCTGAAGCACAATGGTCTGCTTCCCAACATCATGGTGAACCCTGAAACCTACGAGGTGACCATTGACGGTGAACGCATTCACTCGGAAGCAGCAAAAGAACTGCCGATGGCCCAGCGGTACTTCCTCTTCTGA
- a CDS encoding urease subunit beta, which produces MIPGESLLQDGEIELNAGKSITTLKVSHTGDRPVQVGSHTHFFEVNRALRFDRAEAYGKRLNLPAGTAVRFEPGISTEVELIPYGGKRVVHSMNGLVAGPLDEKQTEALVMLEEWQ; this is translated from the coding sequence ATGATTCCAGGTGAATCCTTACTGCAAGACGGTGAAATTGAATTGAACGCTGGCAAGTCCATCACCACCCTGAAGGTGTCCCACACTGGTGACCGTCCGGTGCAGGTGGGCAGCCACACACACTTTTTTGAGGTGAACCGTGCCCTGAGGTTTGATCGGGCAGAGGCTTATGGCAAACGTCTGAACCTGCCTGCGGGAACGGCAGTGCGTTTTGAGCCGGGCATCAGCACTGAGGTCGAACTCATTCCTTATGGTGGAAAACGTGTGGTGCACAGCATGAATGGGCTGGTGGCTGGACCTCTGGACGAGAAACAGACAGAAGCGCTCGTGATGCTTGAGGAGTGGCAATGA
- a CDS encoding urease subunit gamma, with translation MRLTERETEKLLIHLAAELARKRQSRGLKLNYPEASAIITAEILEWIRDGRTVAEIMSLGTTVLTREDVMEGIPEMLHEIQVEGTFPDGTKLVTVHDPIR, from the coding sequence GTGCGACTGACTGAACGCGAAACCGAAAAACTCCTGATTCACCTGGCGGCAGAGCTGGCCCGCAAGCGGCAATCCAGAGGCCTGAAACTCAATTACCCCGAAGCCAGTGCCATCATCACCGCCGAAATTCTGGAATGGATTCGGGATGGTCGCACCGTGGCCGAGATCATGTCTCTGGGCACCACCGTACTGACCCGCGAGGATGTCATGGAAGGCATCCCAGAAATGTTGCATGAAATCCAGGTGGAAGGAACTTTCCCGGATGGCACAAAGCTGGTGACGGTGCATGATCCGATTCGCTGA
- the urtE gene encoding urea ABC transporter ATP-binding subunit UrtE translates to MLKVEGLNASYGESRVLWNVNLEVKPGEGVALLGRNGVGKTTMLRVLAGLHGVQDGKLLFDGSDITRHAPHKRARGGLAYVPQGRGILPHLTVEENLLMGLNATQEKGIPDFIYDLFPVLKEMLHRKGGNLSGGQQQQLAIGRALTMRPKMLLLDEPTEGIQPNVVQQIGEALKVVRNELKVSVLLVEQYLDFAWNFAERYYVLQRGVITHTGETHTDDVDTVSRFITV, encoded by the coding sequence ATGCTTAAAGTCGAAGGCCTGAATGCCAGTTACGGCGAATCCCGCGTGCTCTGGAACGTCAACCTGGAGGTGAAACCCGGTGAGGGTGTGGCGCTTCTGGGCCGCAACGGGGTGGGAAAGACCACCATGCTCCGGGTGCTGGCCGGACTGCATGGGGTGCAGGATGGGAAACTCCTGTTTGATGGATCGGACATCACCCGCCACGCCCCACACAAACGGGCCAGAGGCGGCCTGGCTTATGTGCCCCAGGGAAGGGGCATCCTGCCCCACCTGACCGTCGAGGAAAACCTCCTGATGGGCCTCAATGCCACCCAGGAAAAGGGCATCCCTGATTTCATCTATGACCTGTTCCCGGTCTTGAAAGAGATGCTGCACCGCAAAGGAGGCAACCTCTCCGGGGGGCAGCAGCAACAACTGGCCATTGGCCGTGCCCTCACCATGCGCCCCAAAATGCTCCTGCTCGATGAACCCACCGAGGGCATTCAGCCCAACGTGGTGCAGCAGATTGGGGAAGCCCTCAAGGTCGTGCGCAACGAACTGAAGGTTTCTGTGCTTCTGGTTGAGCAGTATCTGGATTTTGCCTGGAACTTTGCCGAACGCTATTACGTGCTGCAACGTGGGGTGATCACCCACACTGGAGAAACCCACACCGACGATGTGGACACCGTCAGCAGGTTCATCACGGTTTGA
- the urtD gene encoding urea ABC transporter ATP-binding protein UrtD — protein MTEALLEIKGVTVSFDGFVALNNVNFSVKPGEVRILMGPNGAGKSTLMDTVIGKVRADQGQIFFQGKDISRTPEYRITGLGICRKFQTPGVLENLTVKENLELSARKSKGFWGSLKTRLSKEETDRVSEVLKKVRLQEKAVMQARHLAHGEKQWLEIGMVLAANPPLIMLDEPTAGMTVQETALTAALIQELAKEHTIIVIDHDMTFIELLQADVSVLHMGKMLCEGTLNTVRNNEEVQSVYLGRHKEEAHA, from the coding sequence GTGACTGAGGCACTGCTGGAAATCAAAGGGGTCACCGTCTCTTTTGACGGCTTTGTGGCCCTGAACAACGTGAATTTCTCGGTGAAACCCGGAGAAGTGCGCATCCTGATGGGTCCCAACGGTGCAGGCAAAAGCACCCTGATGGACACCGTGATCGGCAAGGTGCGGGCAGACCAGGGACAGATTTTCTTTCAGGGGAAAGACATCTCCAGAACGCCGGAGTACCGCATCACCGGACTGGGGATCTGCCGCAAATTTCAGACCCCGGGTGTGCTGGAGAACCTCACTGTGAAAGAGAACCTGGAACTCTCTGCCAGAAAGAGCAAAGGGTTCTGGGGCAGCCTGAAAACCCGCCTGTCGAAAGAAGAAACAGACCGGGTTTCAGAAGTGCTGAAAAAAGTGCGGCTGCAAGAAAAAGCAGTCATGCAGGCCCGCCACCTCGCCCACGGTGAAAAACAGTGGCTGGAGATTGGCATGGTGCTTGCAGCCAACCCACCCCTGATCATGCTGGACGAACCCACTGCAGGCATGACCGTACAGGAAACCGCCCTGACCGCTGCACTGATCCAGGAACTCGCAAAAGAGCACACCATCATCGTGATTGACCACGACATGACCTTCATTGAACTCTTGCAGGCCGATGTGAGCGTGCTGCACATGGGCAAAATGCTCTGTGAGGGAACCCTGAACACTGTTCGAAACAACGAGGAAGTGCAGTCCGTGTACCTGGGCCGCCACAAGGAGGAAGCCCATGCTTAA
- the urtC gene encoding urea ABC transporter permease subunit UrtC encodes MKKFTLPFMAALFLVLAAAPAILDGYNLSLLGRFLALALVTLGLVWCWGKGGVLSLGQGVFFGLGGYAIAMHLKLMGLPAGEIPDFMMWNGMSDLPAWWAPFKSPIFAVAMVFVIPGIASFIMANLLFRRRITGVYVSLITQAVALAFATLLTSQQGVTGGFNGLTNFTTLFGANYGTPEMQKTLYWVTVGFVALTFVVGILLERTYFGKTLLAIRDGENRSRYLGYDPVPYKVFAFTLAGILAGVAGALFTLHVGVISPAMVGVVPSIEMVVWAAIGGRESLMGAILGTVLINFAKDRISTALPDAWLYIMGVLFMLVVLFPPQSWKLPRLFKASKKPTFKEVHGD; translated from the coding sequence ATGAAAAAGTTCACTTTGCCCTTCATGGCTGCACTGTTTCTGGTGCTGGCTGCCGCTCCAGCGATACTGGATGGCTACAATCTTTCTCTGCTTGGACGGTTTCTCGCCCTGGCCCTGGTCACCCTCGGTCTGGTGTGGTGCTGGGGAAAAGGCGGAGTGCTTTCTCTGGGCCAGGGGGTGTTCTTTGGACTGGGTGGATACGCCATCGCCATGCACCTGAAACTAATGGGCCTCCCTGCAGGTGAAATCCCCGATTTCATGATGTGGAACGGCATGAGTGACCTGCCTGCATGGTGGGCTCCTTTCAAGAGCCCTATCTTTGCAGTGGCGATGGTTTTTGTGATTCCAGGCATTGCCAGTTTCATCATGGCAAACCTGCTGTTCAGAAGGCGCATCACGGGCGTCTACGTGTCCCTGATCACCCAGGCGGTGGCCCTGGCGTTTGCCACCCTCCTGACCAGTCAGCAAGGGGTGACGGGTGGGTTCAACGGTCTGACCAACTTCACCACCCTGTTCGGGGCAAACTACGGCACCCCTGAAATGCAGAAAACCCTTTACTGGGTGACGGTTGGCTTTGTGGCCCTGACTTTTGTGGTGGGCATCCTGCTGGAACGCACCTATTTTGGCAAAACCCTGCTCGCCATTCGTGACGGTGAGAACCGCTCCCGTTACCTCGGGTATGACCCTGTGCCTTACAAAGTGTTCGCTTTCACCCTGGCCGGGATTCTGGCAGGTGTGGCAGGCGCCCTCTTCACCCTGCATGTGGGCGTGATCAGTCCAGCCATGGTGGGTGTGGTGCCCAGCATCGAGATGGTGGTCTGGGCCGCCATCGGAGGGCGGGAAAGCCTGATGGGAGCCATCCTGGGAACGGTCCTGATCAACTTCGCCAAGGACCGCATCTCCACCGCACTGCCCGATGCCTGGCTTTACATCATGGGGGTGCTCTTCATGCTGGTGGTGCTGTTCCCACCCCAGAGCTGGAAGCTGCCCAGACTTTTTAAAGCCAGCAAAAAACCCACCTTCAAGGAGGTTCACGGTGACTGA
- the urtB gene encoding urea ABC transporter permease subunit UrtB, protein MGDTALFLGQLFNGVSVGSILLIAALGLALSFGLMRVINMAHGEFIMIGGYLAFLAHQIIPSGASLWLALPLAFVGTFLLGALLESTLIRRLYGRPLDTLLATWGLSLILQQAARQIFGPTGVEVTAPAWLSGAINFSGALSGLTIPHVRIFVIVLALLILGGLLLLINKTRLGMLVRAVNQNREVASTLGVNTRLIDMTVFAIGAGLAGLGGAALALISPVTPTVGQSYIVDAFLVVILGGLGSLAGTTIASFVVGLFSAGLQTFTSVSFAKVLLLAGVVAFLQWKPKGIVVMKSRALEEA, encoded by the coding sequence ATGGGAGACACCGCACTTTTTCTGGGACAGCTTTTCAATGGGGTGAGCGTCGGCTCGATCCTGTTGATTGCGGCCCTCGGTCTGGCGCTCAGTTTCGGGCTGATGCGCGTGATCAACATGGCACACGGCGAATTCATCATGATCGGTGGATACCTCGCTTTTCTGGCCCACCAGATCATCCCCAGTGGAGCCTCCCTCTGGCTTGCCCTGCCTCTGGCTTTTGTGGGGACTTTCCTGCTGGGAGCACTTCTGGAAAGCACCCTGATTCGCAGGCTTTACGGCAGACCCCTGGACACCTTGCTGGCCACCTGGGGGCTCAGCCTCATTCTGCAACAGGCAGCACGCCAGATCTTTGGCCCAACCGGTGTGGAAGTGACCGCCCCTGCATGGCTGAGTGGGGCGATCAACTTTTCCGGTGCCCTTTCTGGCCTGACCATCCCCCACGTGCGGATTTTTGTGATTGTGCTGGCCCTGCTGATTCTGGGTGGCCTGCTGCTCCTCATCAACAAAACCAGACTGGGCATGCTGGTGCGGGCCGTCAACCAGAACCGTGAAGTGGCCTCCACCCTGGGGGTCAACACCCGCCTGATTGACATGACCGTGTTCGCCATTGGCGCAGGCCTCGCCGGGCTGGGGGGAGCCGCACTGGCCCTGATTTCACCAGTGACCCCCACCGTTGGGCAGAGTTACATTGTGGACGCCTTCCTGGTGGTGATTCTGGGCGGTCTGGGCAGTCTGGCGGGAACCACCATCGCCTCATTCGTGGTGGGCCTGTTCTCTGCAGGGCTGCAGACCTTCACCAGTGTCTCTTTTGCCAAGGTGCTGCTGCTTGCTGGGGTGGTGGCCTTCCTGCAATGGAAACCCAAAGGCATTGTGGTGATGAAATCCCGTGCCCTGGAGGAGGCGTAA
- the urtA gene encoding urea ABC transporter substrate-binding protein, producing MHFFAKQSRGLLHKVAGSAIISLSVGLLAGAQAEDVKVGVLHSLTGTMAISEITVKNATLLAIEEINKKGGVMGKKIASVIEDGASEPATFAQKAQKLIEQDKVSTVFGGWTSASRKAMLPVFERLDNLLWYPVQFEGNECSPNIMYSGAQPNQQILPAFDWAVEKGYKKYFLVGSDYVFPRTANLIVKKHIENDKLTLTGEEYVPLGGTDFSSVINKIKAGGPAIIFNTINGDSNVAFFKQLAAAGLTAKDYPVMSFSIAEQEAKAIGPKLLEGSYAAWNYFMSLPNASNKAFIKAYAAKYGKDQLITDPMIHGYVDVYVWKAAVEKARSFEPDKVRKAAVTLKEINTPMGKIKFDANQSLYQTAYVGQLKADGQFKILWDSKKNLKPEPYDALAFPGKTCKP from the coding sequence ATGCATTTTTTCGCAAAACAAAGCCGGGGATTGCTGCATAAAGTTGCTGGGTCTGCCATCATCAGTCTCAGTGTGGGTCTGCTCGCAGGAGCCCAGGCAGAAGACGTGAAAGTGGGTGTGCTCCACTCCCTCACCGGAACCATGGCGATCAGTGAGATCACCGTGAAGAACGCCACCCTGCTTGCCATTGAGGAGATCAACAAAAAGGGCGGCGTGATGGGCAAGAAGATTGCTTCCGTTATCGAAGACGGGGCCAGTGAGCCTGCCACCTTCGCACAGAAGGCCCAGAAGCTGATTGAGCAGGACAAGGTCTCCACCGTGTTCGGGGGCTGGACCAGTGCCTCCCGCAAGGCCATGCTTCCAGTGTTTGAGCGCCTCGACAACCTGCTGTGGTACCCCGTACAGTTCGAGGGCAACGAGTGCAGCCCCAACATCATGTACTCCGGTGCACAGCCCAACCAGCAGATTCTGCCTGCCTTCGACTGGGCCGTGGAAAAAGGGTACAAGAAGTACTTCCTGGTCGGCTCTGACTATGTGTTCCCCAGAACCGCCAACCTGATTGTCAAAAAGCACATCGAGAATGACAAACTCACCCTGACCGGTGAAGAATACGTGCCCCTCGGCGGAACGGACTTCTCCAGCGTGATCAACAAGATCAAGGCGGGCGGACCGGCCATCATCTTCAACACCATCAACGGGGATTCCAACGTGGCCTTCTTCAAGCAACTCGCCGCTGCAGGACTCACCGCCAAGGACTACCCTGTGATGAGTTTCTCCATCGCAGAGCAGGAAGCCAAGGCCATCGGTCCGAAGCTGCTCGAAGGCAGTTACGCTGCCTGGAATTACTTCATGAGCCTCCCCAATGCCAGCAACAAGGCCTTCATCAAGGCTTACGCTGCCAAGTACGGCAAGGACCAGCTCATCACCGATCCCATGATTCACGGTTACGTGGACGTGTACGTCTGGAAAGCTGCTGTAGAAAAAGCCAGGAGCTTTGAGCCCGACAAGGTCCGCAAAGCTGCGGTGACCCTCAAAGAAATCAACACCCCCATGGGCAAGATCAAGTTCGATGCGAACCAGAGCCTCTACCAGACCGCCTACGTGGGCCAGCTCAAAGCAGACGGTCAGTTCAAGATCCTCTGGGACAGCAAGAAGAACCTGAAACCCGAGCCTTACGACGCACTGGCCTTCCCTGGCAAGACCTGCAAACCCTGA
- a CDS encoding 50S ribosomal protein L11 methyltransferase, producing MLIYQIQGTLDDLDAQLPALWDAGCTGMQEVNGTVQAYFETRVEVPLTGEWVVADDTDWLEKWKADLKPVTVGRITVVPTWLQGEAPVDSIPLIIDPGMAFGTGHHTTTQFAMDALQRLDLPGKKVLDVGAGTGLLALVAGKLGAHASGVDLDPITVPIARENAQINGLNVPFYQGVLSDVLDQGPWDVLVCNLFAELHDALMGEYLEALVPGGDLIMTGILVDRMHLVENALEREGFTLVSSETEGEWALILARSPS from the coding sequence ATGCTGATTTACCAGATTCAAGGCACTTTGGATGACCTCGATGCCCAGCTTCCGGCCCTGTGGGACGCTGGTTGCACCGGAATGCAGGAAGTGAACGGAACCGTTCAAGCTTATTTTGAGACCCGGGTGGAAGTTCCTCTCACGGGTGAATGGGTGGTTGCAGATGACACCGACTGGCTCGAAAAATGGAAAGCCGACCTGAAGCCAGTGACCGTGGGACGCATCACTGTGGTTCCCACCTGGTTGCAGGGTGAAGCTCCAGTGGACAGCATCCCCCTGATCATTGACCCTGGCATGGCTTTTGGAACCGGGCACCACACCACCACCCAGTTCGCCATGGACGCCCTGCAGCGTCTGGATCTCCCTGGAAAGAAGGTGCTCGATGTGGGTGCAGGCACAGGATTGCTGGCCCTGGTGGCAGGCAAACTCGGCGCCCATGCCAGTGGCGTGGACCTCGACCCCATCACCGTTCCGATTGCCCGGGAGAACGCCCAGATCAACGGCCTGAATGTGCCCTTTTACCAGGGGGTCCTTTCGGATGTGCTGGATCAGGGACCGTGGGATGTGCTGGTCTGCAACCTTTTCGCGGAACTGCATGATGCCCTGATGGGTGAGTATCTGGAAGCCCTGGTGCCCGGAGGTGACCTGATCATGACCGGCATCCTGGTGGACCGCATGCACCTTGTTGAAAACGCACTGGAACGCGAAGGTTTCACCCTGGTCAGCAGTGAGACCGAGGGAGAATGGGCACTCATCCTGGCCAGAAGTCCATCATGA